The nucleotide sequence CCGCTGCGCCACCCAAAAGCAACTGCCCGGAAATTGCTGGGCATCCAACACTGCGTACGTTGACCCTGCCTGCTCTGTCATATACCTTCATGCAGGGGACGTGCCCGGCGCGCAATTGACCTTCCTCTGTTCACATTCATGAAAAAGAAATATCTCGTTTATGGCGTAGTGTTCCTGGTGCTGGTAGTGCTGGTTTATCTCCAGTTCAGGACATGGAAGAATTTCGACTGGGCGCGCTTCTGGCAGACTCGTCCACAGAACTGGTTTCACATCGCGCATGGCGTGGCTCTGATCTATCTGGCGTATGTCGTGCGGGCGATCCGGTGGAAGATTTTTTTGAAACCCGTAAGGCCGAAAGCGTCGTCGATGAGTTTGGTTGCCCCCACGATCATTGGTTTTACAGGGCTTGCTTTGCTTGGACGCCCGGGAGAATTGATTCGTCCCTACCTGGTGGCACGCCGGCATGATTTGACGTTTTCGTCGCAGATGGCGGTATGGGCGGTCGAGCGGATCTTCGACATCGGAGCATTCACGGTCTTGTTGGTGTCGATCATCTTCTTCGCGGAAGGTCCGAAAGAATTGCCGTTCTACCAGGCATTTCAACGAGGCGGAATCATCCTCAGTTTGCTCGTGGTGGGATTGGTATTGGGCACCATGGCTGTGCATGCGAAAGGCGAGGCGATCGCCAATTGGGTGGA is from Acidobacteriota bacterium and encodes:
- a CDS encoding flippase-like domain-containing protein is translated as MKKKYLVYGVVFLVLVVLVYLQFRTWKNFDWARFWQTRPQNWFHIAHGVALIYLAYVVRAIRWKIFLKPVRPKASSMSLVAPTIIGFTGLALLGRPGELIRPYLVARRHDLTFSSQMAVWAVERIFDIGAFTVLLVSIIFFAEGPKELPFYQAFQRGGIILSLLVVGLVLGTMAVHAKGEAIANWVERRFSHLAANLGHKIASRVREFHSGLDTIHGPGSLAALIGLSLLMWFMIIMTYQDVAHSYGVESLDIQRSQVLVLMGASMIGSMVQLPGVGGGSQLATIATLEKVFDVPKELAASCGIMLWLVTFVSVVPLGLFLAHRERLSLRKLSEETAKKEDEVAPAS